CTCCCCTGCTGTAGGGAACCCTGACCGGACCATTCCATCATGCCGGATCTTGGACGTACAAACACTGTACAAAGTACGTGTACAGGTTCCAGAAGGCTGGCTGACGAAAGCCTCCTggagggggggcgtgtgGTTGGTTTACACATTCACCACGCACTCCTCCTACGTCCTATTATTTAATTAGAGCCCTGGTGGCAGCACAGGGAACAACACTGACATGACTGCGTACCTAGGTCCGGGCGTCCCGCGctgccagccagcagcaAACCTACCCACCATATCATGCCATCATTCACCATCCAAAGATTCGCTTTTCACGGCGTTGCTCCTTAAGAACGCTTAAGCTTAATGCCCCTTCTGTCTTTTCTCAGCTCTGGGTATGCAATGTGGTAATGTATATTCATGCCGAGGAAACATATGCCCCTCACAAATGACAATAGATCTCTTTTCAAATTCGCCACGTCCCATCCACCCTCCGTGGTTCATGGACGCGAACCAAGAAATAACTCCACAAACTCCGATTACGAAATCCAACCCGAGACCGTAAGGCTTCTTTCTCAAGCCATGCTTCTCCCCCATAGATCGTCTTCCACGCTGCCACCGATGGGCGACATGTCCTGTCTTGGGACATCGTCAGTCGCCATTCCCTTGGGCGAACGTGTCTTTACCACGCGACAATACTGACAAATTCAAACatctctttccctccttttGCGTTACATCATCTCACCAAGACGAACCGATACCGATCCGTTCTCTCGAGCACAACAACTCCACGCAAGCATGCTCTTGTTTGCACTGCATCCGTACATCTCGCAGTAGCTAGCGACAGTGACCGATCAGTCGGTCCGAGACCTTATGGCGCAACCGGACGACCGAAAGTTGCACAGTGGCAACCCAAAGCTCGTAGGCTTGCGGGGAAAGAAGCATCGGCGGCATACATCGAGGCGAATCGTCACCCTTGCGGGCTCCATTTTAAGCGTATCCGCCCTGAGGCCCGTACATCCTCTGTCGCTTCTCTGGCCGATCGTCGCCAACAATATGGTCAGGCACACGCATCTGCTGCATACCTGGCGGCATGTTTTGGAACGTCGGCCGTTGAGCCGACGTCGGTGTGATGACCATTTGGGCCGTGTTCGCCATGGGATACCCCGTTTCAATGTTCGTCACGTTGGGGGATGGTTGGTGTATTTGCCCAGGCGAGTGCCAGGAAGCAGTCGTCGCGGGTGACTGGCCTGGCGTTGAGTCAAACTTGACTTGGGGGTTCATCGGCGGCACGCTCATGCTGTTGGCATGAAGTTGGGCAGCTCCGTGGCCTACGGCCAGCTCATCCGGCGGCGCATTCTTGAGGAGGTGCGGTACGTGCTTCCGAAGAATGCGCAACATGCCGTCCTTGGTGAATGGCTTTGCCAGCACGTCGTTAAGACCTGTGTAAAAAAGAGTTCTCTGTCAGTGGCTGCTTGTTGCGACCAGTCTTGGGGCCCGGACAGGCATCGTGAAGGACTTACTCCAGTTGAAGTAGTGGCTGATGTCTTCAGGTCGGATGTTGGACGTCATGGCGACAACTGGAACGTCGGGGTGGACTTCGCGGATGAGTTGCGTCGCAGACACACCGTCCATCTGTGGCATGACAATATCCATGAAGATGAGATCGAAGTGTCCGGATGGCACCTCCTTGCACCtgttgacggcgtcgataCCGTTTTCCTGTTGGTCCACTATTAGCAACTTTCCCCCACGACGAgtttgccgccgccaaaAGTCGGTGGTGctgggacggcggcgaggcaCCAACTACTCACAGCCAGCTCTACGATGCACTCCATTTGTGTCAAGAACTTGGAACCGATTCTCGAGCAGGTCCTatcgtcctcgaccaggtACACCCTCGGCTTTTTGGAACCCCAAAGTCCTTTGTCGTTTGAATGAGGAGGGCGCGgaggcgcggcggcggcaggagCGGGCGTAGTGGGTCCGGGTTCCGGCTTGACGACAGGCTGGGCCGGGAAGTCGTTCATGGGCAAAGAGTTGAGAGTGTAGGGGATGTTGTTGAAGTGATCCTGGGACAACGGGTCGATGCCTACATTCTCGCCGACGGGGTAAACGAGGTGGCGCATATTCATGTGTTCGGGGAGCATGGGCGGCATTCCCGTGTTCCCAGGCTGGAACATGAGCGAAGAGGCTGAGTCTGGCGGAGAGCTCTGGGCGTACATGCCGTTCAGTCTCTCGAGCTCTCGGTCCACCATGCTGTTCGTCGTTACACTCGACAGGAGCTCCCTGGCTCGTCGCAGTTCAGGGGCCTGGTCATCGATGACACCTCCGTTCATCTGCGGGTTCGGGCCGGGGTACCTGGGCCCTCTCATTCTGTCCTCGGCATGCGACATGTAGTTGAGCAACTCGTGTTGTGACTGTCTCTGGGCATCGATGATCTTGTGCATCGTGTGGACCTCATGAACAAGCGTCTTGTTGGTCCGCGACATTTCAGCGACTTGCTCCTGCAGTGCCtggacctgctgctgctgggcaaAGAGTGTCTCTTGGAGCAGGTTTATGGACTGGTTTGTGGTGAACTGGTCTTCCGTCTGCTGCGTCTTCCTCTGCGCAGGAGCCTTTCGTCTGATGTTGTCCAAGTTGTCCTTTCTGTCGGCACGGAAGGCCGAGTGCTTGAACTCCCACGCCTGCGTGTCATATTAGCATGCGGCGGCATCAGGCTGGTGATGTCTTGCTTCCTAGGTACCTGCTTGCCGTAGGGCGACTCATTGTTCTCGTCGTTACGACGCAACTTGTGGAAGTCGTACTTGTTCAGTTGTCGGACAAAACTCGAGAAGTTGCTGTGTTTGAAATGCTTGGGAAGAATGTCATTGGTGAACTTGTCGGTCTGCAGGCAGATTAGTTTCCGTCAACACTTCTTGGGCGCATCGTGGCTGTGACGCACCTCCAAAATGACGAAGGTGTCGCCCTCATTTCCCCATCTGACAATGTTCGCATAGGCTGGATCCTCGAGCATCCTGTCACAAAAACGTTAGCCTCGGGGGTATATCGGTGTGCATCGAGGTCTTCGAACTTGTATAGTTTGCGAACCTGCGCGGGTCAAAGTCAGCAAGCAAGATCGCGCCGGTGCCAAAGCTACACCACGGAGCGTCGTCATGTACTCACAAAGTCGCTGGAGTTACTGCCACCgccctgggcggcgacggcgtcgggctCGGGCATGATGGACACCGAAATCGAAAGTTCGGGGCCGACAGACGACGTGAGTGACGATGCGAAGCCTCAGCCTCGTCGAATGTTCAGGCgggcggcttcgtcgagacCACAGAAGGCCCCAGCAAAAAGCACGTCTCGAGCAAGCTGCACACAACTGATTCACGGCTCGTACGATGTTGATGCTTCTCGGTCGGCAGGTTGTTGTAGAACACTTTGAGTGTCCAAACGGGTCCAGGGATTTGGGAATCGAGACTGGGCGGGAGCCGACGGTAGGGCAATCTCCACCAAAGCTTTCGCAGTTATGTAGGCCGTATCCGGTTGCGGTCGGCCGAAGGAATGGAAGGCAAGATGGACAGTAGGGGATCTAAGACAGCAGCATAGGCTGTGGTTGGAAAAAAATAGGTAGCGGATGGTAAATCGTCGAATATGCCCCCGATCGATAGGATACGAATGGACGGAGTCGAGGCAGGGCGCTTTCGCGAAACGAGGTCGGCTCAATTGAGCGAAAGGTTGAGGTTTCGCGGAGTCGGTTGATGGTCGAGAAGACGAGATCTGAGAAACTGGGAACTGGCGCAGGGCACGAccagatggatggatggatggatggatggcagGCCCGACGTGGAGCACCAAGGTCTAGTGCTTGTGCACTTGGTTTGCAATGGTGCTGGTTCTGGTTTCCAGTCGATTGCTGACTGGTTCTGATTCGTATGGACGAATAGCATGTACTGACTAGACCCGGCCGACAAGAGAGGTACGGAGACGGGGAcggacggaggagggggatggggggggtgTGAGAAAGGGGCAAGGATGAGGGGGGTGCGGTGGTGGCTAGGGTGGCCCCGACAGGGAATGGTTGAATTGGATATGCTTGGGTTGCTTGCCCTGTtctggtggtgatggcggaggaggaagccgagcAGGAGCGGCGGTCACGCTACAGTACGGACGGTGCTTGGAAGTTGGCGAGCAAtaggtggaggaggacgtggtggtggttgtggtggtggtggtggcatgTGGGTAGTGGGAAGGTAGTGTAGCGTGGTCATGCATGTGGCTGCTAAAAGCGAAAGATAGACTATCTGGTATGATGAGGGCTGTATCGGGTTGGTTTTGGCATCGTTGGTTTTGGTTTTGGTTTTGGTTTTGGTGCTGCAGCATTCGCGTTCGCGCTcgtgctgccgctgccgctgccgctgccactgccgctggcgtcgtcggcgagaagCAAAGTGGCTTGTGGGTTTCTCTATCCTATTCCCAAAGAGGTACACTGCTCCTCAGATCAGGACCCGAGATTGATTCGAACCCATGCAAAACGGGGGACCCGcgagggaagaaggagagtgGAAAGCGAATGCACCTTGGATGCAGGGCACAGGTGATGGTCCAGGGGCAGcaagaggaagggggagaccACGAAGAAGAGAAATGCAGCAAGCGGAACTCCCGAGACTGAACTGATAGGATGAAGTCAAGGCAGAGAGGAGTCTGTATCGATGAAAGGGGAAAAGGCCAACTAGTGGAGGAGCTTGGCTCTTTGgcttacctaggtacctagagGTATGTGAGGTGGATGATAGGTACAAGCCTCCATCCAACCTCAGGTTGGGAGGTTAGCTTGTGCAACAACAGTCTTGGGAGGTCCAGTGCTGGTGAGATGCAGTACATCGTACTGGCCGGCTGCCTGTTTCTGGCCACCCGAGGAAGGAAACTGCACGAGTTCTAGATGAGGACAGATGATAGTGACAAAAGTGCTAACGGCTTTGCACTTCCATTGGTTGTTGAGTGCTGCTAACAAGCCGGTATTGGCATTCCtgctcctcctgctgctcctcttgCGTTGGTGCGGAAGGGAAGACGGGTGCGGTGCGATGCGGGGGGCAGCCAGGAGCAGAAAAGCAACCGTGgggcgacgggcggcgggcgggagCGACAGTGTGCGAACCATGAACTACACGGCTCCTGCGAGATTGGCCAGATTGGAAAGATGTGAAAGTGAAATTTTAGTGCTGTGAAATGCGCAATTGTGGCACGGGCGAGAAGAGACGAGGGCGTGGGGTGTGGTGGGTTGGAGAAGGTTGCAATCTGAAATCAAGAAACTCGGTCCTTACTGCACATTGAGAGGCATCCGTTAGATACCCAGGTAGTGTAATGTAAGTAGTCTACTTGCCCCCAGCCGGCGTGGTCGAGTTCGACTGAACAACTGCCCAAAGTGAGAAAAGTCCCTGGTTCCAGTTCTTTGGTGGAGATGCCTCCAGTCTACCTGTACTCGAACTACCTGGACACTTACCGTTGCATTGGAAGTGGTTACCTAAGCTACGGGGTCTTCGATGGAGAGACAAACGAGAGAGTGCCCCACACCGCGCCTCAGCCCTCCACCCCTCGCGCCCGTCGACAGCTGGGATTCGTGGGTTTCTGTCTGGCAAACCCACACCAGAGAGCGTGGCCTGCGAGGAGCCCTGGGAATGTCTCCAGCTGTTGCCGGTGACGCGGACCCACATTGGGTCCGTGTCGGGAACAATGACCTCATACTGTCCTCTCAAATGCGACTTTACGGTGTGCGAGGCTGCGGTACGTACCCTCTCATCACACCGTCCCCCTCTCGACTGTCTATCTACTCTGAGTACACTTGACTTCTCGGTCTCTCTATTCGTACACCACAACAGATACTTCTCATTGTCTATGCCTCTCTGAGACGCTGTTCCGGGACTACTCCGGTACCTAGTTATGCCAGTCCGTCCACCAACGAACCGGTCTTAAGTGTGTACGAATAGATTCAGACGCAGAGAAATACACGAAGACCATACCTATACGCACCCACAGAAGGTCGGTCGCACGCCGACTCAGTCGCCTGCCTGCACTTCAACCCGCAATCATCCCGATCCAAAATGGTCAACGCCCATTCAGTCTCCACCACACTCTCATCCGCGACGTCTCCTCTCACTGTCCAAGGGCACCTGTGCCGTCTATTTGTTCAACGCCTGTCAGGACGTTCCCGGCTCGTTCGCCGCACTGCACAACGCAGTACGCATCGGGTCTGGGAAGTCGCGATACGCGAATCCCGGCGCTCTATAAATCAGGTGATGTAAGCCTGCAAGCTGCCCACGACATACGCCGCGCTGCTCGTCCCATCTTCGCCTTTAAGTACTCGCCTTTACGTCGACGACATGCGCCCTCGAAGCTTCTGCGTGTCAAGCCATAAACCCTACCGCCAGCCAAGCACAGGCTTCCATGATCACCATGGACCGACGACTTGCCAGGGAAATGGAGAGCTTTCTGCCCTGGACCCTGGATTTTCCCGTCGTCTCGGTCTGATGGCACATCTTCGAGTCCTGTTTTGAACCCACTGGGTGATCCAGATGAGTAGCGCGCAAGACAACCAGGGAGCATGAGACAAAAGGGGGGCTCGCATGGCCGCGCTAGGAGATGGCCGGCAGCCCATAAGCAATTCCAGCGGACAGACAAGCTGCATGCCATACTGCACAATGGCTTCTCAGGGACTGTCTAAGTacgtcgagcaggccgaAGCCACCCTCCTGCTGTACTCTATCCAACAACGCGGAGATGCACCCGAGCACCAGGCAGCCAATGGTTAACTCAGTAGTGTGCGACTTGGTGGTTTCCAATATCCCTCGCCAGCACAGCGGCAGACTGTCGATTAAATTGTCGAGCCGCCTCTTTGCGTGTAAGCATGCTGTCCACGCCGTCCAATGACCATGATCACAAAGGGCCCTGCAGATTGCAGTGCGGGGGATATGATATGGAAAGACTGATGGAGCAGAGAAGAAAACCCCTTGGACAAACTACCCTCATGCTGAAGTACTGTGCGATGGGCGCCGACAGTCACTGGTCGCCGATCGAGTGGATAGCAGTCTGTCAAGTGGGAGGGACGGTGTGGGTTTGTCAACTCTACCGTCGCAGCGCTTGCTGCCCACCAATGTCAACCGTATGAACATGATCCTAAGGACCAAACATGGCAACGATCCGCCGTGTGATACATGCCTGTCGTACTTCTGGATTGGCCAGCCTTGATTAATTGGATCTTCCCACTCCGTCccagaagggggagggaccCTTTGGGTGCAGCCACAGGCGTGCCGTTCGGACTGCCTCGGCCAAAGTGGCCAAGCTGCCTTATTCCGGCCATGCTCCTACCTGAAGACGGCGCGCCCTCACCGGTCCCGACATCGAGGCGGACGCCTGATCGTTGCGGGACTCTGGTGCGGACAAGACACCACCAGTCGAAGCGGCGTCAGAGTTGCTTTGcaacgatgccgaggatCAAGGAAAGGCAGACAACTGATATGCGGAGCCACGACTTACACTTTGGAGCCTGACTCCTTCAATTTCTCCCAGATGATACGCGAGTGACGCGACTCTGGTCCTTCTTCAACCGCCGCTTTGCTGATCCCAATCTGCCACCCGGGGTGACCTTTCATCGCTTTCGCTCGAGCACTGAGCGGGAGGCGTCAGCGTGTCTCGAGGACGCGTGCGACATGGGACTCAAGAGCACGAATTCCGGACAGCCAGAAAGAGCCCAATTGCCTGGCACCGAGACTTCGGTGTCAACCGACGGCCCTACTAACAAAGGGGAGCTTCCGTGCTTCGGATAGTTCAGACGGGGGAGAGGgcccacgacgccgagcgcgcGCTGATGGTGTCTTGTCTGCACGCAGAAACGTGCTGCGTCCCGTCGCCGCCTCATTCTACCAATGCCACAAGGAACTTGAGTAGGGAGGGTTGGCCTGGTTCAGCAAATTCGTACAGCCAGCACTCGCAAAAGGTACACTGGAACAATTGCTGTACGAGTGAGTATCTGTACATGGTGGTGCCTCTGCAGTCTGGCAGTCACCAGGCCGATTCCGAAACGGACAGCATTCCATCCGGCGCCAAGATCGGCAAGGCAAACCAAGAAGTTGGACGTAGCTACGGTAGTGCCAAGGGTTCAACGTCGCCAAACTGAGATCTGGGATGCTGCCGAAAGCATGtcggggagagagagtgagagagcgtgtgtgtgtatgtgtgaaGTGTGAGAATGAGAGTGAGGGTTGAGGAGGGGTGTTCCAACCACGGATAAGATTAAAGCAATGAAGCTTTGCCACAGTCTTGaagtcatcatcatcatcgaaCGTCCGAGCGACACATGGACAAGATGGCATATACATCGTACCCGTATACAGGTAGTGTACTCTGTAATAACATGTCTGTTGGAGGAGGCTGAAGTGCTGAAGTTACCCAAGTTAGCAACGCACCGAAAGAATCAAACCCCTAAAGCCGGGCTGTCCCTTGGACACAGCAACCGTGGGACCCAGTATGACGCAACTGAGGGGACGCCGCCAGTTCAGCACGGGTCACACCATATCCACACGGCAATCTTGGCGCCCAGGACCAGGATGTGTGAGATCTCCCGGCCGATTCAGTaagagaagggagagagacacaaAAGAAtgggagaaaaaaaaagggtgaGGCGGGACGGGCAAGATTTTTCGAGAGTCAGGTGAGAGGCTCAGGCTGGCCCCCCTGGTTTCCATGCGTCACAGCTGCCGGGGGTTGATCCCAACTGGCGAAACCGTAACGCAAAAGGTGCAACTGGCAACCAAGGGGGGAAATGATGAatgggggaggaagaaggggaagaagaacaaatCCGGTGggcttcttttttttttttttttttttagttcGGGGGACCATGAAGTTTGACGAATACCCGCCCTGCCGAACCGAACTGAGACCACCCACACTGTGTCACTGTCGCCGATCGCAAAACATCAGGTATTTCCTGGCTGCCTCCGGGATaccccttttttttctttccttttttttcccgTCTCTGTTTGTGGTCTGTTAACCTAATTTTTAAGGGTCCggtttctttcctttcatccCCCATCTGGATGACGATCCATTTATCGATTAAGGAGGAGAACAGGAAGGATTTTGCAAGTGCACTACGGTGaacaagaaggaagaggggaagaaggagcCAACGAGATCCGTCGCTCCGCATTGGCGTCTCGGAAAACGCTTGTGAGGCCGCCGGATCCGATGCTGAAATCCCACGCCCGTCAGCTGCTGGGTGCTGTACAGTGAACCCCATCCGCGACGCAGGTTCTAACCGCTGATGGCGCGGCAGGTCCTCCAATGCTTGCGATTtgtccttttcttcttctttcttccttctcttgCTCTTCCTCTTATTCTTCTCTTTCGCGGTGTCATCCCTCTCTTGTAGTGGGGCAACCATCTTGAACTTCATACACTTCCTTGATGACTGAGCTAgccgaggagatggagcAACTTGAGACGAagcctccctcccttcctccctaGGCCCCCCGAGGATATCTCACATCTCAGATCGGGTGGGTCTGCCCGAGATTACCCCAACTTGTTCTACCAACCGTCGCATATAACGCATGTAGCTTCCCACCAGGAAGCGGTCCAAGGAATGGGTTCAAGGCTTCGAGCAGATATGGCCTCGCGAGAcaacacgacgacggcgcatGTCGCACGTGTCCGTCCCTTCTTCGTCCGGGGCTCCCATCACCCCGCGGCTTTCTCCGGGACCGTGCCAGCTGAGATGGAACAGGACATGTACGCCCAAGCCAGACCCGACTGCTCGGGACTGGAGCGTATCGGGCCAcagcctcgagctcgacgtgCGCAGGGAGATTGGGTTCAGAGACACGTATCGTGGCCGAACATTCTGTTCTGCGCagaggggcgggcgggcgggcgcCGAGACCACTGTGTCTCGCTGTCGCGCTGTCTCGCTGCTGTCCTGCGGTCCTACCCCTAGGCATTGTCGTTGACCAATAGCCGCCGGCCATATTCTCCCTCGGCCCTGTCGTCGGCACGCAGCTTAGGATTGAGGCTTGATGACCGACTCTGGATTCCATTCGGGTTCGACTCGTCGGTTCGTAGCACGCATCCATGGTCCCCTTCGTCCGATGTCCCAACTGCTTGGGCGATGACTTCTTTTGACCACGAACTTGTTTCGCGGGTCGATCGTTTTACATACTTCACCAACGAAGCCGTTGTGTGCACCTGATTACCGCATTTTGACGAAGAAATACTCCAGAGCAAAAGGGCGGAGTGTCACTCGACTGATAACACAGTTCAGGCAGGCTCGTGAACTGGAAAGACAACCAACGCCTATCACTCTCAGTTGTGGAAATCTGTGTCTGTATCATCTTCGCGGGGGAGGTTCTCACTTTGTTGCTTGGAACGAGGCAAGGTGTCTGTAGAGAAACGCCATGAAGGGGACCGAAATGGTTGGAAACGGCCCCGCGAGACTGTGACGAGTGTTCCTcccccgtcgacgagtcCCGCGCAGAGTCTCCAGGATCCTCCGCGGCCGCCAATCCGCGCACCGCGGTCTCCTTGTATGGAGGAAGGTGGGTTGCCTCGTCCCTTGCGTCGCGAGCCGTGGACAACCCAGGACGGTAGACACGAAGACTTCGAGGGAGTGGCAAATGCTGGGTCTAGTTTCCAGGGCGTAGCACTCTTTCCACACCGTGCCGAAGGCTCGGCCGAAGCTCTAAAAGACTACTGTCATCGTCTCGGGCTTTATAGACGAAGACACATCACGGAAACAGCGATGGCGGCTGGCGTACCTTGGACGACGGGTCGGATGCTAGGAAGTCATGCAATTGGGTGAGTACTCGCATGGCCACTGTTGTCCTACCGTCTTTTCCAATATCGGAGTGTTGCACCACGAGTATGTTACTGGCTGTGCAGAGGAAAGGAGAACCTCGCAATGATATCTCGTTCAACGTCGACCCTGATGAGCGTACAGGTTGGCGGAAACCCTGAAGAGGGATGAGCTATGATCGGCACAAGGGACAGAATAGGGAAAACATCCTTCTTTTGCACTGAGCATGCGCCAACTTTCGGGCAGACAGTTGGTCTCTGTAGATGTCCTTTTTCTCCAAACttttttttgtcttcttGGCTCAAGTGAACCTGGCGACAGCCAATCTGTTCAGAGTGTGATGCGATTGGCTTCAAAAACAGCTTTCGAGGAAACCGAGGTAAATGGGAGACTTCCTCCGCAAACACCAATGTCAGGCTAGAACAACATATCTACAGACACCCAAATAACACGTGGAAGGAGATAAGTGGGAGGCCCAACTGCAGTTACTCCCTCCTGTGTCGCATGATCATacgccttcctcgcctcTTTCCTTGCCAGTCAGGATGTCTTGtcgtcttcttttctccgTTTGGCCAATCGTCTCCTCTACCGACACCCATCATAGCATTACAAGAACTGCAAACTcgcgccatcatcatcatcatcatcacatcCACGCCGCCATTTTCGCATTAAACACTATGGattctcctcggccgcccgATTTCAAGCGCGCCTCCTCGGATCCCACCGATCTGCCGCCGGCCAAACGGACCAAGTCCACGCCGAGTGAAGGACCTTCTGAGCCTGAACCCACATCCAGCCCCTCCGTGGAGGAACAGCAGCCCACTGCCACCGACGAAGTAACCATCATTGGCACTCAAGGTTGCGAGGTCTCTGAGGAAGTTTTCAGCCCCCTTCCAAGCTGTGAATCTCCCGAATCAGAGGGCTCGATAATACCGATGGGTTATATATTGACCGCCAGCCAGTGCGCTCCTTTCCAGTTTTAACACACCTTTTTCTCGAGATGCTGACTCTTTCGCGCAGCGAGTTCACAGACGACACCGTCACACTCGTTGCTGGACTTGAACGGGTCAAGTTTGTGATCCACAGACACTTGGTGCCATGGACCATTACTGAGAACATGTCTTCAATGCAAGCGGCCATAGTCGAGGAGATCCTCATTCCCAACCAGCACCCTGACACGATCGGTATGATGGTGAACTGGTGTTATCGAAAGACTGTACCGTCCGTCTTACCGCATTTGCTGGCCAATCCGTATTCTGTCGAGGAGGTCCCGGACATTCCGAACCTCCTGCCCCTCCGCCAGCTTGACGAAGAATCAGACCAAGATGGGTCCTATGTTCAATACCAGGTGCTTACGGAATGTCTCGGTGGTAACGGGACCGCTGGGGCTACGAGAGACGTCTCTTTTGAAGAGTTCAGACTCATGAAGTACAATGAAATGGTCGACCCTGCGATTCGGAGATCCCAGGCCACCTACCAGAACACGGAAGAGATGGAAGAGGCGGAAGACACGCTTTTGGAGGTGGAAGGACCGAGCGAAAAAGCAATACGGGACGCCATGACCACATATCTCCAAGACGAAGGCGTGTCGGTGTTTGAGGCAAGCGAAGGACGCGTAGAAGCAGAGATTCTACAAATCAAGCTAGTCCGACTGGCCATGTTGGCCACCAAGTACCGCTGGAAGCGGCTCCTGGACGACACACTGTTGGCATATGCCAAGGGTAAGACTCTGTTCGCTCGCCGTTTCCCTGTTCCACGT
The DNA window shown above is from Colletotrichum destructivum chromosome 2, complete sequence and carries:
- a CDS encoding Putative Heat shock factor (HSF)-type, DNA-binding, CheY-like superfamily; translated protein: MPEPDAVAAQGGGSNSSDFVRKLYKMLEDPAYANIVRWGNEGDTFVILETDKFTNDILPKHFKHSNFSSFVRQLNKYDFHKLRRNDENNESPYGKQAWEFKHSAFRADRKDNLDNIRRKAPAQRKTQQTEDQFTTNQSINLLQETLFAQQQQVQALQEQVAEMSRTNKTLVHEVHTMHKIIDAQRQSQHELLNYMSHAEDRMRGPRYPGPNPQMNGGVIDDQAPELRRARELLSSVTTNSMVDRELERLNGMYAQSSPPDSASSLMFQPGNTGMPPMLPEHMNMRHLVYPVGENVGIDPLSQDHFNNIPYTLNSLPMNDFPAQPVVKPEPGPTTPAPAAAAPPRPPHSNDKGLWGSKKPRVYLVEDDRTCSRIGSKFLTQMECIVELAENGIDAVNRCKEVPSGHFDLIFMDIVMPQMDGVSATQLIREVHPDVPVVAMTSNIRPEDISHYFNWSLNDVLAKPFTKDGMLRILRKHVPHLLKNAPPDELAVGHGAAQLHANSMSVPPMNPQVKFDSTPGQSPATTASWHSPGQIHQPSPNVTNIETGYPMANTAQMVITPTSAQRPTFQNMPPGMQQMRVPDHIVGDDRPEKRQRMYGPQGGYA